The following coding sequences lie in one Sphingobium sp. KCTC 72723 genomic window:
- a CDS encoding TIGR02444 family protein, giving the protein MAQTAASAFWQFSLDLYARPHVSTLCLALQDKHGFDVNLLLFCLWSAQVSKVALDSSEISELLDRISPLNDNLVHPVRSARRWVRLCIAGSPETDPAVGLVKVYASLKAVELQSERQVQSALAGLSRQTANRDRTTQQSAASANLCIYRQVIAAPDAAAVLLSQLVFMAFAPPIKPGVSLT; this is encoded by the coding sequence GGCCGCACGTGTCCACGCTGTGCCTCGCGTTGCAGGATAAACATGGCTTCGATGTCAACCTGTTGCTGTTCTGCCTGTGGTCGGCTCAGGTTTCCAAAGTGGCGCTCGATAGTTCCGAGATCAGTGAGCTTCTTGACAGAATATCGCCGCTCAATGACAACCTTGTGCATCCCGTGCGAAGCGCCAGGCGATGGGTTCGCCTGTGCATCGCCGGATCGCCGGAGACCGATCCTGCCGTTGGACTGGTCAAGGTCTACGCGTCGCTGAAGGCGGTCGAACTGCAATCGGAACGCCAAGTCCAGTCAGCGCTGGCCGGTCTTTCGCGGCAAACTGCCAACCGGGATCGGACCACACAACAAAGCGCTGCATCGGCGAATTTATGCATTTACCGTCAGGTAATCGCGGCACCCGACGCAGCGGCCGTCCTGTTATCGCAATTGGTCTTTATGGCTTTCGCGCCACCTATCAAACCCGGCGTTTCGCTGACATGA